In Haloterrigena alkaliphila, a single genomic region encodes these proteins:
- a CDS encoding transcription initiation factor IIB, whose protein sequence is MATRDIYETGFDEDVQTNSSTNLCPECDGQVTTNSVETICEDCGLVIDEQRIDQGPEWRTHDQDQRKRTGAPLTAARHDRGLSTEIGRWKDANGNKLSGRKRQQLSRMRREQTRGRFQSKAERNLAHGLGEVRRIASVLELSGSVRDQACQLFRSAQSEDLLRGRSIEAIAAASVYGVCRCNGHSRLLDDVVDAARVEQSRVTNAYKTLNTELGLPTQPVRPSEFIPRLASELDVPAYIRQRARRLAEQSESTGVASGVKPSGFAAACLYKVGREEGRWLTQAEVVAAASVTATTIRSHQDTLEEQMTSSPA, encoded by the coding sequence ATGGCAACCAGAGACATCTACGAAACGGGCTTCGACGAGGACGTCCAGACAAACTCCAGCACGAACCTATGTCCGGAGTGCGATGGCCAGGTCACTACCAACTCGGTCGAAACCATCTGTGAGGACTGTGGACTCGTTATTGACGAACAACGAATCGACCAGGGTCCTGAATGGAGAACTCACGATCAGGACCAGCGAAAGCGGACGGGTGCTCCACTTACAGCGGCACGTCATGACCGAGGACTTTCAACCGAGATCGGTCGCTGGAAAGATGCGAACGGGAACAAACTCTCCGGGAGAAAGCGCCAGCAGCTATCCCGGATGCGGCGTGAACAGACTCGTGGTCGCTTCCAGTCGAAAGCCGAGCGAAACCTCGCACACGGCTTGGGTGAAGTTCGAAGAATCGCGAGCGTCCTCGAGCTCTCAGGTTCGGTTCGGGATCAGGCGTGTCAACTGTTCCGGAGCGCTCAAAGCGAAGACCTGCTTCGAGGCCGATCAATCGAGGCGATAGCTGCAGCAAGCGTCTATGGAGTCTGTCGCTGTAACGGCCACTCGCGGTTACTCGACGACGTCGTCGACGCAGCACGCGTTGAACAATCGAGAGTCACGAATGCGTACAAGACACTGAATACAGAACTCGGGCTGCCGACCCAGCCTGTTCGCCCTAGCGAATTCATCCCCCGACTTGCGTCAGAACTCGATGTTCCAGCGTACATCCGACAGCGAGCCCGAAGGTTGGCTGAACAGTCTGAATCGACAGGAGTGGCGTCGGGTGTCAAACCATCAGGATTCGCAGCCGCCTGTCTGTATAAGGTGGGTCGTGAAGAGGGACGATGGCTGACGCAGGCGGAAGTCGTTGCGGCGGCGAGCGTCACTGCAACGACCATCCGGTCGCATCAAGACACGTTAGAAGAGCAGATGACATCCTCTCCGGCGTGA